The following coding sequences lie in one Treponema socranskii subsp. buccale genomic window:
- the gpmA gene encoding 2,3-diphosphoglycerate-dependent phosphoglycerate mutase, which yields MKLVLIRHGESEWNKLNLFTGWTDVELSEKGQEEAKQAGLTLKQEGFDFDICYTSFLKRAIHTLNFALALMDREWLPVIKTWKLNERHYGALQGMNKAETAEKYGEAQVKIWRRSFDVTPPALTEDDKRSPRLQEAYRTVKDKSVLPLTESLATTIERAVPYFESEIKPRMQSGERVLIVAHGNSLRALVKYFENLTKEEILEVNIPTGVPLVYEFDDNFKVIGKKYLGDEKAIAEKMAGVANQGKKK from the coding sequence ATGAAATTGGTACTTATTCGGCACGGTGAAAGCGAATGGAACAAATTGAATCTTTTTACCGGCTGGACGGATGTGGAATTGTCCGAAAAGGGGCAGGAAGAAGCGAAACAGGCCGGCCTGACTTTAAAGCAGGAAGGCTTCGATTTCGACATTTGCTATACGTCGTTTTTAAAACGCGCGATACACACGCTGAACTTTGCGCTCGCTTTGATGGATCGCGAATGGCTGCCCGTCATAAAAACGTGGAAGCTGAACGAACGACATTACGGCGCGCTGCAGGGAATGAACAAAGCCGAAACCGCCGAAAAATACGGCGAAGCTCAGGTAAAAATCTGGCGCCGCTCTTTCGACGTAACGCCGCCTGCTTTGACCGAAGACGACAAGCGCAGCCCCCGCTTGCAGGAAGCGTACCGCACGGTAAAAGACAAATCGGTGCTGCCCTTGACCGAAAGCCTTGCGACGACAATCGAACGCGCCGTTCCTTATTTTGAAAGCGAAATCAAACCGCGCATGCAAAGCGGAGAGCGCGTGCTCATCGTTGCGCACGGCAATTCGCTTCGCGCCCTCGTAAAATATTTTGAAAACCTGACGAAAGAAGAGATTTTGGAAGTGAACATCCCGACCGGCGTTCCCCTCGTATACGAATTCGACGACAACTTCAAAGTGATCGGGAAAAAATACCTCGGCGACGAAAAAGCGATCGCCGAAAAAATGGCGGGCGTCGCGAATCAGGGCAAAAAGAAATAA
- a CDS encoding omptin family outer membrane protease, with amino-acid sequence MFARITQNLAARDWCISVTPIFSVGFGTIGEYVYIKDVSGTNKKISELDWDVKPSLQYGGRVGVSWKALAVSGFAFGAVPMRSGAMKDSDWDENGIKNIFSVHENALASSYSFGGRIAYTFKPLDFFSISPFIGTDYVYISMEARNGRAWDGRDAGVSWDDPAAKQYKTMGIDYMREEVCTHTGISFDVKINKFLFALSIALSPYTYMQSLDRHHGRGYYIDIMHGWFSVYRFGTEAAYIFNKNISLSLALSWTFTRIIKGATYHSSRTSGPWYKIDDTEGGASRSTAEISIGCTYRLNF; translated from the coding sequence ATGTTTGCACGGATTACGCAAAACCTTGCCGCAAGAGATTGGTGTATTTCCGTTACGCCGATTTTTTCGGTCGGTTTCGGCACGATAGGGGAGTATGTTTACATCAAAGATGTTTCCGGCACGAACAAAAAAATAAGCGAACTTGATTGGGATGTAAAGCCTTCTTTGCAGTACGGCGGCCGCGTCGGCGTCTCATGGAAAGCGCTTGCAGTCAGCGGATTCGCGTTCGGCGCCGTTCCGATGCGATCGGGCGCTATGAAAGATTCCGATTGGGATGAAAACGGCATAAAAAATATTTTTTCGGTACACGAAAATGCCCTCGCGTCTTCATATTCGTTCGGCGGCCGCATCGCATATACGTTTAAGCCGCTCGATTTTTTTTCGATCAGTCCTTTTATCGGAACGGATTATGTATATATTTCGATGGAAGCTCGAAACGGCCGCGCGTGGGACGGAAGAGATGCGGGCGTTTCGTGGGATGATCCTGCCGCAAAGCAATACAAGACGATGGGTATCGATTATATGAGGGAAGAAGTCTGTACGCATACCGGCATTTCTTTCGATGTTAAAATTAATAAATTTTTATTCGCGCTTTCGATCGCCCTATCGCCTTATACGTATATGCAGTCGCTCGACCGGCATCACGGCAGAGGTTATTATATCGATATTATGCACGGATGGTTTTCCGTGTATCGATTCGGTACCGAAGCCGCTTATATTTTTAATAAAAATATTTCGCTTTCGCTTGCTCTCTCATGGACATTTACACGGATTATAAAGGGTGCAACATATCATTCGTCTCGCACATCCGGTCCTTGGTACAAAATAGACGATACCGAAGGCGGCGCTTCGCGCAGTACGGCGGAGATTTCGATCGGCTGCACTTATCGATTGAATTTTTGA
- a CDS encoding RluA family pseudouridine synthase, with protein sequence MKAIPPYTVLYADEDIVVLNKKSGLLIAADRYDETAPRLDIEAESEFGKLFAVHRIDKDTSGAIAYARNEKAHRSLSLQFEHREVEKIYHCLVYGRPLWETLHADEALLPDGDAKHRTVVNKKSGKYSVTDFRLIGVCGQYAWIEAVPKTGRTHQIRAHLAAHGLYIVCDPLYGGNRKPVRLSDFKKKWNGDAFEERPLLARLALHAYKLTIAHPATDERMTFCAPYPKDMDATRKQLAKLYKVDPLAV encoded by the coding sequence ATGAAAGCAATACCGCCTTATACGGTGCTCTATGCGGACGAGGATATCGTCGTGCTGAATAAAAAAAGCGGCCTGCTCATCGCGGCGGACAGGTACGATGAAACGGCTCCGCGGCTCGATATCGAAGCGGAAAGCGAATTCGGAAAGCTTTTTGCCGTACACCGCATCGACAAAGATACGTCGGGCGCGATTGCGTATGCGCGCAATGAAAAAGCGCACCGTTCTCTTTCGCTTCAGTTCGAACACAGAGAAGTTGAAAAAATCTATCACTGCCTCGTGTACGGACGACCCTTGTGGGAAACGCTGCATGCAGATGAAGCGCTTCTTCCGGACGGAGACGCAAAGCACCGTACCGTCGTGAATAAAAAAAGCGGCAAATACTCCGTCACCGATTTTCGTCTTATCGGTGTCTGCGGTCAATACGCATGGATTGAAGCTGTTCCGAAAACGGGACGTACGCATCAGATTCGAGCGCATTTGGCGGCACACGGATTATACATCGTCTGCGATCCGCTGTACGGAGGCAACCGTAAGCCGGTGCGCTTGAGCGATTTCAAAAAAAAATGGAACGGCGATGCCTTTGAAGAGCGCCCTCTTTTAGCCCGTCTCGCGCTGCACGCGTACAAATTAACAATTGCGCATCCGGCAACGGACGAACGCATGACGTTTTGCGCACCCTATCCGAAAGATATGGATGCAACGCGCAAACAGCTTGCAAAACTGTATAAGGTCGATCCCCTTGCCGTTTAA
- a CDS encoding metal-sensing transcriptional repressor, which translates to MAKDGKKKAVSKKTCMHCQYKHTPREAASVRALHSRLNRIIGQLNGIKSMLDENRYCGDVLIQVAAAESALRTFGYVILRDHLESCVTEEIKKNNTKIIDETMSLIKGLK; encoded by the coding sequence ATGGCAAAGGACGGTAAAAAAAAGGCGGTGTCGAAAAAGACGTGTATGCACTGCCAATACAAACACACGCCGCGCGAAGCTGCGTCGGTGCGTGCGCTTCATTCGCGCTTGAATCGGATTATCGGTCAGCTGAACGGTATCAAATCGATGCTCGACGAAAACCGCTACTGCGGAGACGTGCTTATCCAAGTTGCCGCTGCCGAAAGCGCGCTTCGCACCTTCGGCTATGTGATTTTGCGCGACCACTTGGAAAGCTGTGTTACGGAAGAGATAAAAAAGAACAATACGAAAATCATCGATGAAACGATGTCTTTAATAAAAGGGCTCAAATGA
- a CDS encoding heavy metal translocating P-type ATPase, with the protein MTKFSVSGMTCAACSAHVEKAVAAVPGVESVSVSLLTNSMNVDFAAPASAEAICAAVDKAGYNASLDTKDVRSADAASKRASFEDTETPHLIKRLIASLVLLVPLMYVSMGHMMWKWPVPLAVHNNPASIALYEMLLALSVMLINRRFFTSGFKSFVHGAPNMDTLVALGSGASFAYSTTVLFLMTFAMASGDMKSAYAYLHDLYFESSAMILTLITVGKTLESYSKGKTTNAIKSLMDLAPEQAHVMRDGKEVTIPASEVKVGDLFIVRPGERIPVDGTVSEGASAVNESALTGESLPVDKTEGSCVSAATLNQNGFLTCRATRVGSDTSLSKIIDMVETAAATKAPAAKLADKVSGIFVPAVIVLAVGTGIVWLAAGAEAGFALARAVSVLVISCPCALGLATPVAIMVGSGLGAKHGILFKTAAALEACGKTDVVVLDKTGTLTEGKPRVTDIYTDESEEKLLKIAGSLEAKSEHPLSRAVMEAVAERRIAYETADDFTALPGFGVRGTVAGKSAFGGNAALMEEHHVLSASLKERGEAFAEEGKTPLYFAEDGKVLGIIAVADVAKSDSGEAVRALHDEGIAVVMLTGDNRRTARAVAKTVGIRSVVSDVLPDGKDEVISRLQTYGRVAMVGDGINDAPALTRADIGIAIGAGTDVALDAADVVLMKSTLSDVKAAVNLSRGVLTNIKENLFWAFCYNVIGIPVAAGALFPAFGIALNPMLGAAAMSLSSFCVVTNALRLNLFDIYKKRKSKKKPVELPDEAFTADGKAATAPSPAPDGKAANTFPAADGAVNKDITEEPKMTKTITIDGMMCDHCRQHVEKALSAIDGVTKVAVSLKDKNAVVTLSKDVEEKTLFDAVSEAGYTPLGVR; encoded by the coding sequence ATGACAAAATTTTCGGTAAGCGGTATGACGTGCGCTGCGTGCAGTGCCCATGTCGAAAAAGCGGTCGCTGCAGTTCCCGGCGTCGAAAGCGTTTCGGTAAGTCTTTTGACGAATTCGATGAACGTCGATTTCGCAGCCCCGGCAAGTGCCGAGGCGATCTGCGCTGCAGTCGATAAAGCGGGTTACAATGCTTCCCTCGATACGAAAGATGTGCGTTCGGCGGATGCGGCGTCCAAACGCGCTTCCTTCGAAGACACGGAAACGCCGCACCTCATAAAGCGCCTTATCGCGTCTCTCGTTTTGCTTGTGCCGCTTATGTATGTGTCAATGGGGCACATGATGTGGAAGTGGCCCGTTCCGCTCGCCGTCCACAACAATCCTGCATCGATCGCGCTCTATGAAATGCTGCTTGCGCTTTCCGTCATGCTTATCAACAGGCGATTTTTTACGAGCGGTTTTAAAAGCTTTGTACACGGAGCTCCGAATATGGACACGCTCGTTGCGCTCGGAAGCGGAGCTTCGTTCGCATACAGCACAACCGTTTTGTTTTTGATGACCTTTGCGATGGCTTCGGGCGATATGAAGAGCGCATATGCGTACCTGCACGATCTGTATTTCGAATCGTCGGCGATGATCCTTACGCTCATCACCGTCGGCAAAACGCTTGAATCCTACAGCAAAGGAAAAACGACGAATGCGATCAAATCGCTTATGGATTTGGCGCCGGAACAAGCGCACGTCATGCGCGATGGAAAGGAAGTAACGATTCCCGCGTCCGAAGTAAAAGTCGGCGACCTGTTTATCGTGCGGCCGGGAGAGCGCATTCCCGTAGACGGAACGGTGAGCGAAGGGGCGAGCGCGGTAAATGAGTCCGCTCTTACCGGAGAAAGCCTCCCCGTCGATAAAACGGAGGGAAGCTGCGTGAGTGCTGCGACATTGAATCAAAACGGATTTCTCACGTGCCGGGCGACCCGCGTCGGAAGCGACACTTCTTTAAGCAAAATTATCGATATGGTCGAAACCGCCGCCGCAACGAAAGCGCCCGCGGCAAAGCTTGCTGACAAAGTATCGGGCATCTTCGTCCCCGCCGTCATCGTTTTGGCGGTCGGTACGGGGATCGTGTGGCTCGCTGCGGGCGCGGAAGCAGGCTTTGCGCTCGCGCGGGCGGTGAGCGTGCTTGTCATCAGCTGCCCCTGTGCGTTAGGCCTTGCAACTCCCGTCGCGATCATGGTCGGAAGCGGACTCGGTGCAAAGCACGGTATCTTATTTAAAACGGCCGCCGCCCTCGAAGCCTGCGGAAAAACGGACGTCGTCGTACTCGACAAAACGGGGACGCTGACGGAGGGGAAGCCGCGCGTCACCGACATATATACCGACGAGAGCGAAGAAAAATTATTAAAAATTGCCGGAAGCCTCGAAGCGAAGAGCGAACACCCGCTTTCGCGCGCGGTGATGGAAGCCGTCGCCGAAAGGCGCATTGCCTACGAAACCGCAGACGATTTTACAGCTCTTCCGGGATTCGGTGTTCGCGGAACGGTCGCGGGCAAGAGCGCGTTCGGCGGGAATGCGGCGCTTATGGAAGAGCATCATGTACTTTCGGCAAGCTTAAAAGAAAGGGGCGAAGCCTTTGCCGAAGAGGGGAAGACGCCGCTCTATTTTGCCGAAGACGGAAAAGTGCTCGGTATCATAGCCGTAGCCGACGTTGCAAAATCCGACAGCGGTGAAGCGGTCCGCGCTCTGCACGATGAAGGCATTGCCGTCGTCATGCTCACTGGCGACAACCGCCGTACCGCGCGGGCGGTTGCAAAAACGGTCGGCATACGCTCGGTCGTGTCGGACGTGCTTCCCGACGGAAAAGACGAAGTTATTTCGCGTCTTCAAACATACGGACGCGTCGCAATGGTCGGCGACGGTATAAACGACGCTCCCGCTTTGACGCGGGCGGATATCGGTATCGCGATCGGAGCCGGAACCGATGTCGCCCTCGATGCGGCCGATGTCGTGCTTATGAAGTCGACGCTTTCGGATGTAAAAGCTGCGGTAAATCTGTCGCGCGGCGTTTTGACGAACATTAAAGAAAATCTTTTTTGGGCGTTTTGCTACAACGTCATCGGCATCCCCGTTGCAGCGGGAGCGCTGTTTCCCGCGTTCGGCATCGCGTTGAATCCGATGCTCGGCGCGGCGGCGATGAGTTTGTCGAGCTTTTGCGTCGTCACGAACGCGCTGCGCTTGAATCTCTTCGATATATACAAAAAACGAAAATCGAAAAAGAAGCCGGTCGAACTGCCGGACGAAGCGTTTACGGCGGACGGTAAAGCTGCAACTGCGCCTTCGCCTGCACCGGACGGCAAAGCGGCAAATACGTTTCCAGCCGCAGACGGCGCTGTAAACAAGGATATAACGGAGGAACCGAAAATGACAAAGACGATTACAATCGACGGAATGATGTGCGACCACTGCCGGCAACATGTCGAAAAAGCGCTTTCGGCGATCGACGGCGTGACGAAAGTAGCCGTAAGTTTAAAAGATAAAAACGCGGTCGTTACGCTTTCAAAAGATGTGGAAGAAAAAACGCTTTTCGATGCCGTAAGCGAAGCCGGCTATACGCCGCTCGGCGTCCGCTGA